Part of the Caballeronia sp. SL2Y3 genome is shown below.
GCCGCGCATGTCGCAGCCCGCGGGCTTCGGCGCGGACTATATCGATTCGCCGGCGACGCAGGCCGCGCCGGTCAACGTTCCCGCAGGCTTCGACACCGAAGCGTTCCTGCGTAACGCGAAGGTGTACTTCGTGCGCCTGCAGGACGCGTGGGACCGCGGCAACGTCAACGACATTCGCGAGTTCACCACGCCGGAGATGTTCGCCGAAGTGAAGCTCGACATCGATGCACGCGGCGGCGCGCCGAATCGCACGGACGTGGTTCAGCTCAACGCCGACGTGCTCGGCGTGGAAGATCGCGCGTCCGAGTATCTGGCGAGCGTGCGCTTCCACGGTCTGATCCGCGAATCGGAAGGGGCGGCGGCCGAGCCGTTTGTCGAAATCTGGAATCTGTCGAAGCAGAAGTCCGGCAACGAAGGCTGGCTGCTGGCCGGCATTCAGCAGGTCAGTTGAGCGCGTCCCCGCACGCCGGCGCGGCGGCATCGCGCCGCTCGTCGGCAGCGGGGCGCGTCGAGAAGCGGCTCCGCGTTCGCGGAGTTTGCCTACACCGTAGAATAGAACCCGCGCGAGCGACCGCTTGCGCGGGTTTTTTCATCTCAGAGCCGATGACGAACGCACACGAACCTTCCCGCTCCCTTGTAGATCCTGCCGTCAAGACCGCGTCCGGTGCGTTCGCGGCTGTCGTGAATCATCTTCTCGCCCGCGAGCCGTGGGCGCGCGAGCGCCTCCAGCCGTACGCCGGCAAGTCCGTCCGGCTCTCGTGCGCGCCGTTCGTGATCGCGCTCGTCGCGCAGGCGGACGGGCTTTTCGTCGCGACGAGCGAGGCGCAAGCCGGCCATTTCGACGTCAGCATCGCCGTTCCGTTCGATGCGCTTCCCGCGTTCCTGCAAGGCGGTCAGGCGGCGGTGATGAAGCACGTGCGCATAGAAGGCGATGCCGAGTTCGCGCAGACGCTTGCCAAGCTCGCGGAGCACCTGCGCTGGGACCCGGAGGAAGACTTGTCCCGCGTGATCGGCGATGCGCCCGCGCATCGCATCGGCATGATCGCGAGGACGATGCAGACGCAGGCGCAGCGCACGGGCCGCAATCTTCTTGACTCCGTGGCCGAGTATTTGCTGGATGAGCGCCCGCAACTCGTGCGCAAGAGCGCGCTGGATGCGTTCAACGCCGAGTTGTCGCAGGCGCGCGACGCGCTCGCGCGTGTGGAAAAGCGCATCGAGCGGATCGAACAACGAGAGTCGGCGCGCGGCGCTTCAGCGCGGACCGGCGGCGAGTCCGGGCGCGACTCCCGCAAATAACGAGCTGAAGCGAACACCGACCATGCGTTTTCTGCGTTTCCTCAAGATTTTCTTCACGATTGTCCGCTTCGGCCTGGACGAACTGGTCATGAGCGGCATCAACGACCGCCGCGTGCGCTACCTCATGCGCGTGACGACGTTCGGCCGCCGCTTCGATGTCGAGCGCGGCATCCGGTTGCGCCTCGCGCTGGAAAGCCTCGGACCGATCTTCGTCAAATTCGGTCAAGTGTTGTCGACGCGGCGCGATCTGTTGCCCGTCGATATCGCCAACGAACTCGCGAAGTTGCAGGATCGCGTGCCGCCGTTCGATTCGAACGTCGCGGTTTCGATCATCGAGAAGGCGCTCGGCGCGCCGATCGACGCACTCTTCGACGACTTCGAGCGCGTGCCGGTGGCGAGCGCGTCGATCGCGCAGGTGCATTTCGCGAAGATCCGGCATGGCGAGCACGCCGGCAAACCTGTCGCCGTGAAGGTGTTGCGGCCGGGCATGTTGCCCGTGATCGATTCGGACCTCGCGCTTCTGCGCGATATCGCGATCTGGGCCGAGCGTCTGTGGCCGGACGGCAGGCGGCTGAAGCCGCGTGAAGTCGTCGCGGAATTCGACAAATATCTGCACGACGAACTCGACCTCATGCGCGAGGCCGCCAACGGCAGCCAGTTGCGCCGCAATTTCCAGGGCCTCGATCTGCTGCTCGTGCCGGAGATGTACTGGGATTTGTCCGCGCCCACGGTGCTCGTGATGGAGCGCATGGTCGGAGTGCCGATCTCGCAAGTCGAAACGCTGCGCGCGGCCGGTGTCGATATTCCGAAGCTCGCGCGCGAAGGCGTCGAGATTTTCTTCACGCAGGTGTTCCGCGACGGCTTCTTTCACGCGGACATGCACCCCGGCAACATTCAGGTGAGCCTCGATCCGGCGACCTTCGGCCGCTACATTGCGCTCGACTTCGGGATCGTCGGGGCGCTCTCGGACTTCGATAAGAACTACCTTGCGCAGAACTTCCTCGCGTTCTTCAAGCGCGATTACCACCGCGTGGCGACGCTGCATCTCGAATCCGGCTGGGTGCCGCCGAGCACGCGCGTCGAGGAACTGGAGAGCGCGATTCGCGCCGTGTGCGAGCCCTATTTCGACCGTGCGCTCAAGGACATTTCGCTCGGACAGGTGTTGATGCGGCTCTTTTCGACCTCGCGCCGCTTCAACGTCGAGATTCAGCCGCAACTCGTGCTGCTGCAAAAGACGATGCTGAACGTGGAAGGGCTGGGCCGATCGCTCGATCCGGAACTCGACTTGTGGAAGACCGCGAAGCCCTACCTCGAACGCTGGATGAACGAGCAGATCGGCTGGCGCGGCTGGTACGAACGTCTGCAAATGGAAGCGCCGCAGTGGAGCAAGACCATTCCGCAACTGCCGCGGCTGATTCATCACTTGCTCGCGGAACGGCACGACGCGCCGCGCGGGAATAACGACGAAACCATGCGCCAATTGCTCGCGGAGCAAAAGCGCACGAACCGGCTGCTGACGACATTGCTCGTCGTCGGGCTGGGCGTCATTGCGGGCGCGGGCGTGGTCATCGCGCAATTCTGGATGGGCCATCCTTGATTACGGCGAGCCGGCGCGAGGAGATTCGATGAGCAATTCGAGCAGCGCGGAGGTTCCGTCCTTCGAGAACCGCGACCCGAATTCGCCCGGTTTCTGGGACGAACGGTTCGATCGCCGCTTCATGCCGTGGGATCAGGCAGGCGTGCCCGATGCGTTCCGCACGTTCGTGTCCGCGTTGGCCGCGCCCGAAGCCACGCGCGTGCTGATTCCCGGCTGCGGCAACGCTTACGAGGCCGCGTATCTCGCCGAGCGAGGCATGACCGTGCGCGCCATCGATTTCTCGCCGAGCGCGGTCGCGGCGGCGCGCGCTCAGTTGGGCGCGCACGCGGGCGTCGTCGAAGAGGCCGATTTCTTCGCCTATGAGCCGCCGTTCGCGCCCGACTGGATCTACGAGCGCGCCTTTCTGTGCGCGCTGCCGAAAGACCGCTGGACCGATTACGCAAAGCGCATGGCGGCGATCGCGCGCCCCGGCGCGCGGCTCGCGGGCTTCTTTTTCATCGGCGCGACGCCGAAAGGACCGCCGTTCGGCATCGAGCGCAATGAACTCGACGCGCTGCTCACTCCCCACTTCGAATTGATCGACGATCACGAAGTCAGCGGCTCGATACCGGTCTTTGCCGGCCGTGAACGCTGGCTGACGTGGCGGCGCGCTTGAATTATTCGTCTTCGCCCCCATCTCCGGACGAAGCCGCACGGCGCGAGGCCGGCCGAAAATGGCGGCCGAAAGCGGGTTTGCGGCTATAATTCAAGGCTTTGCAAGCGTCGACAGATCATTGTAGGAAGAGTGCCATGCCGATTTACGCATACCGCTGCGCATCCTGCGGCCACGAAAAAGACGTGCTTCAGAAGTTGAGCGACGCACCGCTCACGCAATGTCCCGCCTGCGGACAGGACGCGTTTTCCAAGCAAGTGACCGCGGCAGGGTTCCAGTTGAAAGGCTCCGGCTGGTATGTCACCGATTTCCGCGGCAGCAGCAACGGTTCTGCTGCGCCGAAGTCCGGCGACAGCGCGGGCAATTCGAATTCCGGCGATAGCGCGAAAGCGGGCAGTGCGTCAACGTCGGATGCGCCGGCTCCCGCGAGCGCAGCGACCGCTGCAAGCGGTTCGACGCCCGCAGCGCCCGCGACGCCTTCGGGCGCAGCCTAAAAGCGCATACGTCACGCACGGCGCGAGCTTCGCGCCGGCTGCGCATTCCGTCCCGTACCGCCTGTCAGAGCGCGCGCCCTGAGCGCGCGCGGATCGCGGCCAACCCGACGCCCGTCACCCTAGCGACAACAACGTGACCACGAAAAAGACTACGCTGAAAACCGTGTTCCTCACCGGCCTCCTGGTGCTGGTGCCGCTCGCCATCACGCTGTGGGTGCTCGGCCTCGTGATCGGGACCATGGATCAGACGCTGCTCCTTTTGCCGGCCGCGTGGCAGCCGGAGCGTGTCTTCGGGTTCCATCTGCCGGGACTCGGCGCGCTGCTCACGCTCGCCTTCATCTTCGTCGTCGGCCTCTTTACGCAGAACTTCGTCGGGCAGAAACTCGTCGGCTGGTGGGACGCCATTCTTCGCCACATTCCGGTCGTCGGCCCGCTCTACACGAGCGTGAAACAGGTTTCGGACACGCTGCTCTCGTCGAGCGGCAATGCATTTCGCAAAGCGCTGCTGGTCGAATATCCGCGCAAGGGCTCGTACACCATCGGGTTTTTGACCGGCATTCCCGGCGGCGACGTGCTCAATCATCTGAAGGAAGATCACGTGAGCGTCTACGTGCCTACCACGCCGAACCCCACGTCCGGCTTCTTCCTGATGATGCCGAAAAGCGAGGTCGTCGAACTGGATATGACCGTCGACGCCGCACTGAAGTACATCGTCTCGATGGGCGTGGTCGCCCCCGCGCCGAGCGCGCCGCTGTCGGTCGCGCCCGCCCGCCGCCCCACCGAGCCGCCGATGTAATGCCGGCGCGCGTGCCGCGAATCGAGCCGACGAAGAGCGCGATCCGCACGCGAGCCGTTCATCAACGAACAACGAAAGACACAACATCATGTCGATGCGATCTGAATACTGCGGTCTGGTGACCGAAGCCCTGCTGGGCCAAACCGTCTCGCTGTGCGGCTGGGTGCATCGCCGCCGCGACCACGGGGGCGTTATCTTCATCGACTTGCGCGATCGCGAAGGGCTCGTCCAGGTCGTCTGCGATCCGGATCGGGCCGAGATGTTCAAGGTGGCCGAAGGCGTGCGCAACGAGTTCTGCGTGCAGGTGAAGGGCGTCGTGCGCAACCGTCCGGAAGGTACGGTCAACGCCAATCTGACGAGCGGCAAGATCGAAGTGCTGTGTCATGAACTGAACGTGCTGAACGCGTCGGTGACGCCGCCGTTCCAGCTCGACGACGACAACCTGTCGGAGACCACGCGTCTCACGCATCGCGTGCTGGACCTGCGCCGTCCGCAGATGCAGAAGAACCTGCGCCTGCGCTATCGCGTGGCGATCGAAGTGCGCAAGTATCTGGACGCGCAAGGCTTCATCGACATCGAAACGCCGATGCTGACCAAGAGCACGCCGGAAGGCGCCCGAGACTATCTCGTGCCGTCGCGCGTGAACGCGGGACAGTTCTTCGCGCTGCCGCAATCGCCGCAATTGTTCAAGCAATTGCTGATGGTCGCGAACTTCGACCGCTACTACCAGATCACCAAGTGCTTCCGCGACGAAGACCTGCGCGCGGACCGTCAGCCGGAATTCACGCAGATCGACTGCGAAACGTCGTTCCTGAACGAGCAGGAAATCCGCGATCTGTTCGAAAACATGATCCGCCACGTCTTCAAGGAGACGATGGACGTCGCGCTGCCGGAGAAATTTCCGGTCATGTTGTACTCGGAAGCGATGCGCCGTTTCGGCTCGGACAAGCCGGACCTGCGCGTGAAGCTCGAATTCGCCGATCTGACCGACGCGGTCAGGGACGTCGATTTCAAGGTGTTCAGCATGCCGGCCAATTCGAAGGACGGCCGCGTCGCTGCCTTGCGCGTGCCGAAGGGCGGCGAACTGTCGCGCGGCGATATCGACGGTTACACGGAATTCGTGCGCATTTACGGCGCGAAGGGCCTCGCGTGGATCAAGGTCAACGACAAGACCAAGGGCCGCGACGGTCTGCAAAGCCCGATCGTCAAGAATCTGCATGACGCGGCGCTCGCCGCCATCATGGAGCGCACGGGCGCGGAAGACGGCGACATCATCTTCTTCGCGGCGGACCGCACGAAGGTCGTGAACGACAGCCTGGGCGCGCTGCGCCTGAAAATCGGCCATTCGGAATTCGGCAAGGCGACCGGCCTGCTCGAATCCGGCTGGAAGCCGCTGTGGGTGATCGACTTCCCGATGTTCGAATACGACGAGGAAGAAAACCGCTACGTGGCCGCGCACCATCCGTTCACGAGCCCGAAGGACGAGCACCTCGAATATCTCGAAACCGATCCGGGCCGCTGTCTCGCGAAGGCGTACGACATGGTGCTGAACGGCTGGGAAATCGGCGGCGGTTCGGTGCGAATCTTCCAGGAAGACGTACAGAGCAAGGTGTTCCGCGCGCTGAAGATCGGCGCGGAAGAAGCGCGTCTGAAGTTCGGCTTCCTGCTCGACGCGCTGCAATACGGCGCGCCGCCGCACGGCGGTATCGCGTTCGGTCTGGACCGCATCGTGACGTTGATGTCCGGCGCCGATTCGATCCGCGACGTGATCGCGTTCCCGAAGACGCAGCGCGCGCAGGACCTGCTCACGCAAGCGCCGAGCGAAGTGGACGAGCGCCAGTTGCGCGAGTTGCACATCCGTCTGCGGCAACCCGAACAAAAGACGCAATAAGCATTGTTGATGTTGTGACGAAAAAGGCGCCGAGTGCGCCTTTTTCGTTTTTTGCGCTACAGTCTTTGCCGGATACGAGACAACGCGCACGTTCACATGGTCATGCAGAAGCCACCGAAAATCCCCGAATCCGTGCTGGTCGTGATTCATACGCCCGACCTCGACGTGCTCATCATCGAGCGGGCGGATCATCCGGGCTTCTGGCAATCGGTGACGGGCTCGAAAGACCGCATCGACGAGCCGCTCGAAGAGACCGCCGCGCGCGAAGTGCAGGAGGAAACGGGGATCATCGTCGGCAGTCCGCTCGTGCCGCATAGCGCGCTGCTGAACTGGCATCACAGCATTCAGTACGACATCTATCCGCAGTGGCGGCACCGTTACGCCGAAGGCATCACGCGCAACACGGAACATCAGTTCAGTCTCTGCGTGCCGCATTGTCTGGAAGTGACGCTCGCGCCGCGCGAACACACGTCGCATCTGTGGCTGCCCTTGCGCGAAGCCGCCGACCGCTGCTTCTCGTGGTCCAACCGCGAAGCCATTCTTCAATTGCCCGAGCGCCTCGCGGCGCATAGCCGATGA
Proteins encoded:
- the nudB gene encoding dihydroneopterin triphosphate diphosphatase, which encodes MQKPPKIPESVLVVIHTPDLDVLIIERADHPGFWQSVTGSKDRIDEPLEETAAREVQEETGIIVGSPLVPHSALLNWHHSIQYDIYPQWRHRYAEGITRNTEHQFSLCVPHCLEVTLAPREHTSHLWLPLREAADRCFSWSNREAILQLPERLAAHSR
- a CDS encoding DUF502 domain-containing protein; this encodes MTTKKTTLKTVFLTGLLVLVPLAITLWVLGLVIGTMDQTLLLLPAAWQPERVFGFHLPGLGALLTLAFIFVVGLFTQNFVGQKLVGWWDAILRHIPVVGPLYTSVKQVSDTLLSSSGNAFRKALLVEYPRKGSYTIGFLTGIPGGDVLNHLKEDHVSVYVPTTPNPTSGFFLMMPKSEVVELDMTVDAALKYIVSMGVVAPAPSAPLSVAPARRPTEPPM
- a CDS encoding methyltransferase domain-containing protein → MSNSSSAEVPSFENRDPNSPGFWDERFDRRFMPWDQAGVPDAFRTFVSALAAPEATRVLIPGCGNAYEAAYLAERGMTVRAIDFSPSAVAAARAQLGAHAGVVEEADFFAYEPPFAPDWIYERAFLCALPKDRWTDYAKRMAAIARPGARLAGFFFIGATPKGPPFGIERNELDALLTPHFELIDDHEVSGSIPVFAGRERWLTWRRA
- the ubiB gene encoding ubiquinone biosynthesis regulatory protein kinase UbiB encodes the protein MRFLRFLKIFFTIVRFGLDELVMSGINDRRVRYLMRVTTFGRRFDVERGIRLRLALESLGPIFVKFGQVLSTRRDLLPVDIANELAKLQDRVPPFDSNVAVSIIEKALGAPIDALFDDFERVPVASASIAQVHFAKIRHGEHAGKPVAVKVLRPGMLPVIDSDLALLRDIAIWAERLWPDGRRLKPREVVAEFDKYLHDELDLMREAANGSQLRRNFQGLDLLLVPEMYWDLSAPTVLVMERMVGVPISQVETLRAAGVDIPKLAREGVEIFFTQVFRDGFFHADMHPGNIQVSLDPATFGRYIALDFGIVGALSDFDKNYLAQNFLAFFKRDYHRVATLHLESGWVPPSTRVEELESAIRAVCEPYFDRALKDISLGQVLMRLFSTSRRFNVEIQPQLVLLQKTMLNVEGLGRSLDPELDLWKTAKPYLERWMNEQIGWRGWYERLQMEAPQWSKTIPQLPRLIHHLLAERHDAPRGNNDETMRQLLAEQKRTNRLLTTLLVVGLGVIAGAGVVIAQFWMGHP
- a CDS encoding SCP2 domain-containing protein, with amino-acid sequence MTNAHEPSRSLVDPAVKTASGAFAAVVNHLLAREPWARERLQPYAGKSVRLSCAPFVIALVAQADGLFVATSEAQAGHFDVSIAVPFDALPAFLQGGQAAVMKHVRIEGDAEFAQTLAKLAEHLRWDPEEDLSRVIGDAPAHRIGMIARTMQTQAQRTGRNLLDSVAEYLLDERPQLVRKSALDAFNAELSQARDALARVEKRIERIEQRESARGASARTGGESGRDSRK
- a CDS encoding FmdB family zinc ribbon protein produces the protein MPIYAYRCASCGHEKDVLQKLSDAPLTQCPACGQDAFSKQVTAAGFQLKGSGWYVTDFRGSSNGSAAPKSGDSAGNSNSGDSAKAGSASTSDAPAPASAATAASGSTPAAPATPSGAA
- the aspS gene encoding aspartate--tRNA ligase, with translation MSMRSEYCGLVTEALLGQTVSLCGWVHRRRDHGGVIFIDLRDREGLVQVVCDPDRAEMFKVAEGVRNEFCVQVKGVVRNRPEGTVNANLTSGKIEVLCHELNVLNASVTPPFQLDDDNLSETTRLTHRVLDLRRPQMQKNLRLRYRVAIEVRKYLDAQGFIDIETPMLTKSTPEGARDYLVPSRVNAGQFFALPQSPQLFKQLLMVANFDRYYQITKCFRDEDLRADRQPEFTQIDCETSFLNEQEIRDLFENMIRHVFKETMDVALPEKFPVMLYSEAMRRFGSDKPDLRVKLEFADLTDAVRDVDFKVFSMPANSKDGRVAALRVPKGGELSRGDIDGYTEFVRIYGAKGLAWIKVNDKTKGRDGLQSPIVKNLHDAALAAIMERTGAEDGDIIFFAADRTKVVNDSLGALRLKIGHSEFGKATGLLESGWKPLWVIDFPMFEYDEEENRYVAAHHPFTSPKDEHLEYLETDPGRCLAKAYDMVLNGWEIGGGSVRIFQEDVQSKVFRALKIGAEEARLKFGFLLDALQYGAPPHGGIAFGLDRIVTLMSGADSIRDVIAFPKTQRAQDLLTQAPSEVDERQLRELHIRLRQPEQKTQ